Proteins encoded in a region of the Zea mays cultivar B73 chromosome 4, Zm-B73-REFERENCE-NAM-5.0, whole genome shotgun sequence genome:
- the LOC103654239 gene encoding probable magnesium transporter NIPA8, whose protein sequence is MQWNKLSRQLTPNIWRVLGLLGSVEARYLPTPLSGPPAGTHARPTSLKMARLNEGLSLFDAILIVPMFQITWTFFSICIGFVYFQEYQVFDTLRIIMFVLGMTFVFVGISLLAPDDSKGDTKDGSSTAEDSIIDIDINGKMLMEETDTDDSISFVTSVKVNAKRVLSKAKSACSMSLGLGESTISASSVLAMPMVSSRTTGFRGIENDRPKYVPLRTTDWSNL, encoded by the exons ATGCAATGGAATAAGTTATCAAGGCAACTAACACCGAACATA TGGCGGGTTCTTGGGCTCCTTGGCAGCGTCGAGGCACGGTATCTGCCCACGCCGTTGTCGGGGCCTCCCGCGGGTACCCATGCTCGACCTACTTCATTGAAG ATGGCAAGATTGAATGAAGGGCTGTCATTATTTGATGCAATACTGATTGTTCCAATGTTTCAAATTACTTGGACCTTCTTCTCTATTTGTATAGGATTTGTTTACTTTCAAGAATATCAA GTATTTGATACACTCAGGATAATTATGTTTGTGTTAGGCATGACATTTGTCTTTGTTGGGATCTCCTTGCTAGCACCCGATGATAGTAAAG GTGATACGAAAGATGGTTCAAGCACCGCCGAGGACTCCATAATTGACATAGACAT AAATGGAAAGATGCTGATGGAGGAGACAGACACAGATGATAGCATCTCTTTTGTTACTTCTGTAAAAGTAAATGCAAAACGTGTACTTTCAAAGGCAAAG TCTGCATGCTCCATGTCCCTTGGCCTTGGGGAGAGCACCATAAGCGCTTCATCGGTGCTTGCCATGCCTATGGTCTCGTCAAGAACAACCGGCTTCAGAGGAATCGAAAATGACCGTCCAAAGTATGTCCCTTTAAGAACCACTGATTGGAGTAACCTATAG